In Myxococcus stipitatus, the following are encoded in one genomic region:
- the ppk2 gene encoding polyphosphate kinase 2 gives MKRKAYVKELRKLQSRLCELQEWVKQAQMRVIVVFEGRDAAGKGGTIRAITERVSPRVFRVVALPAPSSREKSQMYLQRYVQHFPAAGEIVIFDRSWYNRAGVELVMGFCTPEEHDRFLIGCPVFEKYMVESGILLVKIWLEVGKEEQARRFAARIDDPLRQWKLSPMDVKSWKRWYDYSHARDQMLAATDMPYAPWYILPSDNKKKARLNCIRFLLDKIPHKRVKNAKVKLPARSMHGAYDDTASLKDRNFIPERY, from the coding sequence ATGAAGCGCAAGGCCTATGTCAAGGAGCTGCGCAAGCTCCAGTCGCGGCTCTGCGAGCTTCAGGAGTGGGTCAAGCAGGCGCAGATGCGCGTCATCGTGGTGTTCGAGGGCCGGGACGCGGCGGGGAAGGGCGGAACGATTCGTGCCATCACCGAACGGGTGAGCCCTCGTGTATTCCGCGTGGTGGCCCTCCCGGCCCCGTCGAGCCGCGAGAAGTCACAGATGTACCTGCAGCGGTACGTGCAGCATTTCCCGGCGGCCGGCGAGATCGTGATCTTCGACCGCAGTTGGTACAACCGGGCCGGCGTCGAACTCGTGATGGGGTTCTGCACGCCCGAAGAGCACGACCGCTTCCTCATCGGCTGTCCCGTCTTCGAGAAGTACATGGTCGAAAGCGGAATCCTGCTGGTGAAGATATGGCTGGAGGTCGGAAAGGAGGAGCAGGCCCGACGGTTCGCGGCGCGGATCGACGACCCCCTCCGGCAGTGGAAGTTGAGTCCCATGGACGTCAAGTCCTGGAAGCGCTGGTACGACTACTCCCATGCGCGGGACCAGATGCTGGCCGCGACGGACATGCCGTATGCGCCCTGGTACATCCTGCCGTCAGACAACAAGAAGAAGGCACGGCTCAATTGCATCCGCTTCTTGCTGGACAAGATTCCGCACAAGCGAGTGAAGAACGCCAAGGTGAAGCTGCCCGCTCGCTCCATGCATGGGGCGTACGACGACACCGCTTCGCTCAAAGACAGGAATTTTATCCCTGAGAGGTACTGA
- a CDS encoding NAD(P)/FAD-dependent oxidoreductase — MRANERGEEVVVVGAGLVGSLLAVELAHQGYSVEVLERRPDMRREVIDAGRSINLAISTRGLYALRQQGLEEEALRHAIPMRGRMIHPPKGALVYQPYGKDDSQHINSLSRAWLNKFLMSAAETSGRVRFRFKQRVTHLDSKTGALTVVDEGTGQERREEGRVVFGTDGSGSAVRQALEQVPGFQSTQEQLGHGYKELTIPAGAGGSFQMEKHALHIWPRGTYMLIALPNEDGSFTCTLFLPWKGPVSFESLDTPARLETFFEEQFPDAKALIPDLTEAFFARPTGSMVTVKCAPWHAGGRAVVLGDAAHAIVPFFGQGMNCGFEDVTVFNRLLAEHGSWEGLFGALEKLRKTNADAIADMAVENFIEMRDSTGNPRFLLEKAVEKVLLNAFPGVFVSRYSMVSFSRVPYRLAYEVGAIAGGIVSELSEGLTRAEDVDLERAGRLIQERLVPFMKEHADGFRTEG; from the coding sequence ATGCGCGCGAATGAGCGAGGCGAAGAGGTCGTCGTGGTGGGAGCGGGCCTGGTGGGCTCGCTGCTCGCCGTGGAGTTGGCCCACCAAGGCTATTCCGTGGAGGTGCTGGAGCGCCGACCGGACATGCGCCGCGAGGTCATCGACGCGGGGCGCTCCATCAACCTCGCCATCTCCACGCGAGGTCTGTACGCGCTGCGGCAGCAGGGGCTGGAGGAGGAGGCGCTCCGCCACGCGATTCCCATGCGGGGGCGGATGATTCATCCCCCCAAGGGCGCGCTGGTCTATCAGCCGTATGGCAAGGACGACTCGCAGCACATCAACTCGCTGTCGCGGGCGTGGCTGAACAAGTTCCTGATGTCGGCGGCGGAGACGTCGGGCCGGGTTCGCTTCCGCTTCAAGCAGCGGGTGACGCACCTGGACTCCAAGACGGGCGCGCTCACGGTGGTGGACGAGGGCACGGGGCAGGAGCGCCGCGAGGAAGGGCGCGTGGTGTTTGGCACCGATGGCTCGGGCTCCGCGGTGCGGCAGGCGTTGGAGCAGGTGCCGGGCTTCCAGTCGACGCAGGAACAGCTGGGGCATGGCTACAAGGAGCTGACGATTCCCGCGGGTGCGGGGGGCTCGTTCCAGATGGAGAAGCACGCGCTGCACATCTGGCCGCGCGGGACGTACATGTTGATTGCGCTGCCCAATGAGGATGGCAGCTTCACGTGTACGTTGTTCCTGCCTTGGAAGGGGCCGGTGAGCTTCGAGTCCCTGGATACGCCGGCCCGGTTGGAGACGTTCTTCGAGGAGCAGTTCCCTGATGCGAAGGCGCTGATTCCGGATTTGACGGAGGCGTTCTTCGCGCGGCCCACGGGCAGCATGGTGACGGTGAAGTGCGCGCCGTGGCATGCGGGCGGCAGGGCGGTGGTGCTGGGGGATGCGGCGCACGCCATCGTCCCCTTCTTCGGCCAGGGGATGAACTGCGGCTTCGAGGACGTCACGGTGTTCAACCGGCTGCTGGCGGAGCACGGCTCGTGGGAGGGCCTGTTCGGCGCGCTGGAGAAGCTGCGCAAGACGAACGCGGATGCCATCGCGGACATGGCGGTGGAGAACTTCATCGAGATGCGCGACAGCACGGGCAACCCGCGCTTCTTGTTGGAGAAGGCGGTGGAGAAGGTGTTGCTCAATGCCTTCCCGGGCGTGTTCGTCAGCCGCTATTCGATGGTGAGTTTCAGCCGGGTGCCGTACCGGCTGGCGTACGAGGTGGGGGCGATTGCCGGCGGCATCGTCTCCGAGTTGTCCGAGGGGCTGACGCGCGCCGAGGACGTGGACCTGGAGCGCGCGGGGCGTCTCATCCAGGAGCGGTTGGTGCCATTCATGAAGGAGCACGCGGATGGATTTCGGACTGAAGGGTAG
- a CDS encoding SDR family oxidoreductase, with amino-acid sequence MDFGLKGRRALVMGASAGLGYATAQALVKEGATVAICSRGGDKLERAAKSLGAALAVPCDLTQPGAARRLVDEVAAKLGGVDVLVVNTGGPPAGPFEALTAEQWQLGFQSLWMAAVDGMQAALPGMRERKWGRIVLVTSLAAREAMPNLTVSNGLRAGLLGLVKTVSNEVAQHGVTVNAVLPGYHATERMTELGLTDEKVAPQIPARRLGRPEELAALVAFLSSEQASYINGQSICVDGGAQRGF; translated from the coding sequence ATGGATTTCGGACTGAAGGGTAGGCGCGCGCTCGTCATGGGCGCGTCGGCGGGACTGGGCTACGCGACGGCGCAGGCGTTGGTGAAGGAAGGCGCCACGGTGGCCATCTGCTCGCGCGGGGGCGACAAGTTGGAGCGAGCGGCGAAGTCGCTGGGCGCGGCGCTCGCAGTGCCGTGTGATTTGACGCAGCCGGGTGCGGCGCGGCGGCTGGTGGACGAGGTGGCGGCGAAGCTGGGTGGCGTGGATGTGCTCGTGGTGAACACGGGCGGGCCACCGGCGGGGCCGTTCGAGGCGCTGACGGCGGAGCAGTGGCAGCTCGGGTTCCAGAGCCTGTGGATGGCGGCGGTGGATGGGATGCAGGCGGCGCTGCCGGGGATGCGGGAGCGCAAGTGGGGCCGCATCGTGCTGGTGACGTCGCTGGCGGCGCGTGAGGCGATGCCGAACCTCACGGTGTCCAATGGCTTGCGCGCGGGGTTGCTCGGGTTGGTGAAGACGGTGAGCAACGAGGTGGCGCAGCACGGCGTCACGGTGAACGCGGTGCTGCCGGGCTACCACGCGACGGAGCGGATGACGGAGCTGGGCCTCACGGACGAGAAGGTGGCGCCGCAGATTCCCGCGAGGCGGCTGGGACGTCCGGAGGAGCTGGCCGCGCTGGTGGCGTTCCTGTCGTCCGAGCAGGCGTCGTACATCAACGGTCAGTCCATCTGCGTCGACGGTGGAGCGCAGCGCGGGTTCTGA